In Desulfonatronospira thiodismutans ASO3-1, a single window of DNA contains:
- a CDS encoding HesA/MoeB/ThiF family protein: MHTKGLVQDLAGHSHALDNYPFACILDAPLLDLAGKYNIQPWQAQVVALENQVCPERYIRNFKTMSLDMQLDLARSKVLVVGAGGLGGYVIELLVRSGAGRLFVADGDVFELSNLNRQLLGTTHLTGRPKVEAALQRARDINPFARVETFGTYLQPDDLPGLLPETDLVLDCLGGVEFRQELLQAAQGHHCPLVTGFVAGNTGLASTVFPGDKSPAAFWQADNDQGAEITLGNVSYTVSMIATLQAREAIHILTGQAPCLRNRVFLADMHTCSFQSLEL, translated from the coding sequence ATGCATACAAAAGGCCTCGTCCAGGACCTGGCTGGGCACAGCCATGCCCTGGATAATTATCCCTTTGCCTGCATCCTTGATGCACCGCTTCTGGACCTGGCCGGCAAATACAATATTCAGCCCTGGCAAGCCCAGGTCGTGGCCCTGGAAAACCAGGTCTGCCCCGAGAGATATATCCGTAATTTCAAAACCATGAGCCTGGACATGCAGCTGGACCTGGCCCGTTCTAAGGTGCTTGTAGTGGGTGCCGGCGGCCTGGGGGGATACGTTATTGAACTTTTGGTTCGAAGCGGGGCAGGGCGGCTTTTTGTTGCCGACGGAGACGTATTCGAACTGAGCAACCTCAACCGCCAGCTCCTGGGCACCACGCATCTCACCGGCCGGCCCAAAGTGGAGGCGGCCCTCCAGAGGGCAAGAGATATAAACCCCTTTGCCCGGGTGGAGACTTTCGGTACATACCTGCAGCCGGATGATCTGCCCGGGCTGTTGCCTGAAACCGACCTGGTCCTGGACTGCCTGGGGGGAGTGGAATTCAGGCAGGAACTGCTTCAAGCAGCCCAGGGCCATCACTGTCCCCTGGTAACCGGATTCGTGGCCGGCAATACCGGGCTGGCCAGCACAGTATTTCCAGGGGACAAAAGCCCAGCCGCCTTCTGGCAGGCAGACAATGACCAGGGAGCAGAGATCACCCTGGGCAACGTATCTTACACTGTGAGTATGATAGCCACCCTGCAGGCCAGGGAAGCCATACATATCCTGACCGGGCAGGCCCCCTGTCTTAGAAACAGGGTGTTTCTGGCGGATATGCACACATGCAGCTTCCAGTCCCTGGAACTTTAA
- a CDS encoding N-acetylmuramoyl-L-alanine amidase — translation MSIKKTFFCLLAALLLALCTPGLLPAGMQSAVQDLENLIADDNRNQFRSHWLDLAGRFQQELDESQDGNDKARALYYLGRTYQELGKKSFLPSDFEKAEEFYTRAVREHPDTDFAGRSQYRKAEIHLNHHRDSAQAYLEYLRVVYNHSSSSKKDAAQEVLKELDRKNLEMINGKRASLDLEKVSEPQKSPQVSLEERPLADSRIEEEPGQEQSKTDSRTARLVDIRHWSSDEYTRIVLDLDSQVDYYHKLLKPDEELGTPHRLFIDLEKTRQAEEVTQEENVADGILSRIRSAQHTTDKSRVVLDIDELDDFRVFALENPFRIVVDVYSPDERQVLQTVEGEPDISLDPERAELSSGSLLEQLGLKVQTIMIDPGHGGKDPGAVVGNFKEKDIALRMSKVLGRKLEQEGFDVLYTRTEDVFVPLEERTAMANSQKADLFISVHANAHRNQNVRGFEVYYLNFAQDEDAKRVAARENAVSTQKISDLQYILTDLMLSSKISESRDLAKKVHEVTLDNTRGMFSDMDTNGVRQAPFYVLMGAQMPAILLEMGYMTNQKDMRLLQNDDFMQYMARGLTKGVTSYRDKIEQFARLD, via the coding sequence ATGAGCATAAAAAAAACTTTTTTCTGCCTGCTGGCAGCGTTACTGCTGGCTCTTTGCACTCCGGGCCTGCTGCCCGCCGGAATGCAGAGTGCAGTGCAGGACCTGGAAAATCTTATAGCCGATGACAATCGAAACCAGTTCCGTTCACACTGGCTTGACCTGGCCGGCAGGTTCCAGCAGGAACTCGATGAGAGCCAGGACGGAAATGACAAAGCCCGGGCCCTTTATTATCTTGGCCGCACCTACCAGGAACTGGGCAAAAAATCCTTTCTGCCTTCCGATTTTGAAAAGGCTGAAGAATTCTATACCCGTGCAGTCAGAGAGCACCCCGACACCGATTTTGCCGGTCGCTCCCAGTACCGCAAGGCCGAGATCCACCTCAACCATCACCGGGATTCAGCCCAGGCTTACCTGGAGTATCTGCGCGTGGTTTACAACCATTCTTCCAGCTCCAAAAAAGATGCCGCCCAGGAAGTTCTCAAGGAACTGGACCGCAAAAACCTGGAAATGATAAACGGTAAGCGCGCCTCTCTGGACCTGGAAAAGGTCTCTGAACCTCAGAAGAGCCCACAGGTTTCCCTGGAGGAAAGGCCCCTTGCAGATTCCCGCATAGAAGAAGAACCAGGGCAGGAGCAGTCGAAAACTGATTCCAGAACAGCCCGGCTGGTGGACATACGTCACTGGAGTTCTGATGAATACACCCGCATAGTACTGGATCTGGATTCGCAGGTGGATTATTATCACAAGCTTTTGAAGCCCGATGAGGAACTGGGAACTCCGCACAGATTGTTTATCGACTTAGAGAAAACTCGTCAGGCAGAAGAAGTAACCCAGGAAGAAAACGTGGCCGACGGTATCTTAAGCCGTATCAGGTCAGCTCAGCATACCACTGATAAGTCAAGGGTGGTCCTGGATATCGACGAACTGGACGATTTCAGGGTCTTTGCCCTGGAAAATCCCTTTCGCATTGTTGTGGACGTTTACTCTCCCGATGAACGCCAGGTTCTGCAGACGGTGGAAGGCGAACCGGACATCTCCCTGGATCCCGAGCGGGCCGAGCTGTCTTCCGGCAGCCTTCTTGAGCAGCTGGGGCTCAAGGTTCAGACCATCATGATAGACCCTGGTCACGGCGGCAAGGACCCGGGAGCTGTGGTAGGCAATTTCAAGGAAAAGGACATTGCCCTCAGGATGTCCAAAGTCCTGGGCCGCAAGCTGGAGCAGGAAGGTTTCGATGTTCTCTACACCCGGACTGAGGATGTCTTTGTTCCCCTGGAGGAGCGAACCGCCATGGCCAATTCCCAAAAGGCGGACCTCTTTATTTCTGTGCATGCCAATGCCCATAGAAATCAAAATGTCAGAGGCTTTGAAGTCTATTACCTGAACTTTGCCCAGGATGAAGACGCCAAGCGTGTGGCGGCCAGGGAAAATGCAGTCTCAACCCAGAAGATCTCAGATTTGCAGTATATTTTGACAGACCTGATGCTAAGCTCCAAAATAAGCGAATCCCGGGATCTGGCCAAGAAGGTCCACGAGGTCACCCTGGACAACACAAGAGGCATGTTTTCCGATATGGACACCAACGGTGTGCGCCAGGCCCCTTTTTATGTGCTCATGGGGGCCCAGATGCCGGCCATTTTGCTGGAAATGGGCTACATGACCAACCAAAAGGACATGCGTCTTCTGCAGAACGACGACTTTATGCAGTACATGGCCAGGGGACTGACCAAGGGGGTCACCTCCTACCGGGATAAGATAGAACAGTTTGCCAGGCTGGATTAG
- the glmS gene encoding glutamine--fructose-6-phosphate transaminase (isomerizing), with protein sequence MCGIIAYTGHRPAVPVIIQGLKSLEYRGYDSAGLCFGHSGRLHLFRAAGKLNALEQKLEGGRVLHATSGIGHTRWATHGLPNETNAHPHLDVHYNLALVHNGIIENYQELKSMLQDCGCTFRSQTDTEVLVCLISHALEQHDSILNALAWSMSQVRGSYAFALLSKDHEGRIWAARKASPLILGAGTGENFVASDIPAFLPFTRDVVFLEDDELVEMDAGQWSVYHARTLNPVSKKIQRINWDVQAAQKGGYRHFMLKEIFEQPQVITDCLAGRMDRKHNRVTLTELEALPTPSRLHIMACGTSYHAGLWGKYVLESLARIPVNVEIASEFRYKELVEEPGTLYLSISQSGETADTLAGQRMVRQKGLPVLGLCNVVGSSVAREADSVLYTQAGPEISVASTKAMCSQLVMLYLLGLYWGQNRGTLSAREMSQNLLTLETLPQTLTSQLPDMQKRARQLCPEYSRARSFFFLGRGIYYPLALEGALKLKEISYIHAQGYPAGELKHGPIALIEQELPTFALAMQNHLLDKIGSNLMEVRARNGKIIALTNPGVELDIDEKWEIPQLGDPLNSFLALPALQLFAYEMAVYLGKDVDQPRNLAKSVTVE encoded by the coding sequence ATGTGCGGAATTATCGCCTATACCGGGCACAGACCTGCTGTTCCCGTTATCATCCAGGGGTTGAAAAGCCTGGAGTACCGCGGCTACGATTCGGCCGGACTCTGTTTCGGCCATTCCGGGAGACTGCACCTGTTCCGCGCCGCAGGCAAACTGAACGCCCTGGAGCAGAAGCTCGAAGGCGGCCGGGTGCTGCACGCCACCTCGGGCATAGGACACACAAGGTGGGCCACACACGGACTGCCCAACGAGACCAATGCCCACCCGCACCTGGATGTGCACTACAACCTGGCCCTGGTGCACAACGGCATCATAGAAAATTACCAGGAGCTCAAGTCCATGCTCCAGGACTGCGGCTGCACCTTTCGCTCCCAGACTGATACCGAGGTACTGGTCTGCCTCATTTCCCACGCCCTGGAGCAGCACGATTCCATTCTCAATGCCCTGGCATGGAGCATGTCCCAGGTGCGCGGCTCCTATGCCTTTGCCCTTTTAAGTAAGGACCACGAGGGCCGCATATGGGCGGCCAGGAAGGCCAGCCCCCTGATTCTGGGCGCTGGAACCGGAGAAAATTTCGTGGCCTCGGATATCCCTGCATTTCTGCCCTTTACCAGGGACGTGGTCTTCCTGGAAGACGACGAACTGGTGGAGATGGATGCCGGTCAATGGTCTGTTTACCATGCCCGCACCTTAAACCCGGTTTCCAAAAAGATCCAGCGCATCAACTGGGATGTTCAGGCCGCCCAGAAGGGCGGCTACAGGCATTTCATGCTCAAGGAAATATTTGAGCAGCCCCAGGTGATTACCGACTGCCTGGCCGGACGTATGGACCGCAAACACAACAGGGTGACCCTTACAGAGCTGGAGGCTCTGCCCACTCCTTCCAGGCTGCACATAATGGCCTGCGGCACATCCTATCATGCCGGACTGTGGGGCAAATACGTCCTGGAAAGCCTGGCGCGCATACCAGTAAATGTAGAAATCGCATCCGAGTTCAGATACAAGGAGCTGGTGGAAGAACCGGGCACACTTTACTTGAGCATAAGCCAGTCCGGGGAAACCGCAGACACCCTGGCCGGGCAGCGTATGGTCCGCCAGAAAGGACTTCCTGTATTGGGACTTTGCAATGTGGTCGGCTCCAGCGTGGCCCGGGAGGCGGACAGTGTTCTCTACACCCAGGCCGGGCCGGAAATAAGCGTGGCCTCCACCAAGGCCATGTGCAGCCAGCTGGTTATGCTCTACCTCCTGGGCCTGTACTGGGGACAGAACAGGGGCACCCTGTCAGCCCGGGAAATGTCCCAGAACCTGTTGACCCTGGAAACTCTGCCCCAGACGCTGACTTCGCAGCTGCCGGACATGCAGAAGAGGGCCAGACAGCTCTGCCCTGAATATTCCAGGGCCCGGAGCTTCTTTTTTCTGGGACGGGGCATCTATTATCCCCTGGCCCTGGAAGGAGCACTCAAGCTCAAGGAGATCTCCTACATCCACGCCCAGGGGTATCCAGCCGGCGAACTCAAGCACGGACCCATCGCCCTTATCGAGCAGGAACTGCCCACTTTTGCCCTGGCCATGCAAAACCATCTCCTGGATAAAATCGGGTCAAATCTAATGGAAGTCCGGGCACGCAACGGAAAAATTATTGCCTTGACCAATCCCGGTGTTGAATTAGATATAGATGAAAAGTGGGAAATACCGCAGCTCGGAGATCCATTAAACAGTTTCCTGGCCTTGCCGGCCCTGCAGCTTTTCGCCTATGAAATGGCTGTATATCTGGGCAAGGACGTGGACCAGCCCCGCAACCTGGCCAAAAGTGTAACCGTGGAATGA
- a CDS encoding XTP/dITP diphosphatase: MTREKLTVVLATRNSGKVAELEEILAAVRPDLVVKGLDSYPGLADIPETGSTFEENALIKARAVAGHTGHLSVADDSGLVVPALDNEPGVYSARYAGEKASDLENNQKLLKRMNHLSGDSRQARFVCVLCACTPREETLVVHGEWPGIILDEPRGQGGFGYDPLFFDPQAGLSAAEMESGQKNSRSHRGRALQNLMQQWEEFMSRINKQGA, from the coding sequence ATGACCAGAGAAAAACTCACTGTGGTCCTTGCCACCCGCAACTCAGGCAAGGTCGCTGAACTCGAAGAAATCCTGGCCGCCGTGCGTCCCGACCTGGTGGTCAAAGGACTTGACAGCTATCCCGGGCTCGCCGATATCCCGGAAACAGGCTCTACCTTCGAGGAAAACGCATTGATAAAGGCAAGGGCAGTGGCCGGGCATACAGGGCATCTATCCGTGGCTGACGATTCCGGCCTGGTGGTCCCGGCCTTAGACAATGAACCGGGAGTTTATTCAGCCAGGTATGCCGGGGAAAAAGCCAGTGACCTGGAAAACAACCAGAAGCTTCTCAAAAGAATGAACCACCTTTCGGGAGACTCCAGGCAGGCCAGGTTTGTATGCGTTCTCTGCGCGTGCACCCCCCGGGAAGAAACCTTAGTGGTCCACGGGGAATGGCCCGGGATTATCCTGGATGAACCCCGTGGACAGGGCGGTTTTGGTTATGACCCGCTTTTTTTTGATCCTCAGGCCGGATTGAGTGCAGCAGAAATGGAGTCAGGGCAGAAAAACAGCCGCAGCCACAGGGGACGCGCCCTGCAGAATCTCATGCAGCAGTGGGAAGAGTTCATGTCCAGGATAAACAAGCAAGGAGCCTGA